A region of the Lycium barbarum isolate Lr01 chromosome 1, ASM1917538v2, whole genome shotgun sequence genome:
atatatacatgtatacacacacactcttattattgtttttcatgatcgcgcgaagcgcggacaaattCACTAGTGATGTAATAAATAAGGTAATCTTCTATGAAAGTTCTTTAATTATTTTGGAGTGAATTTATACAACACCCTCCAAAGCTCAATTAAGTAGACTTGTAAATTCCATAGTTGTCTTTTAAAGTAGAATTGATACCTCAAAATCCTCCTGAATTATCCACTTTTTGTCAGTTTTATGTTTAAACAATGTGATGTTGTTTTTACTCCCCTGAACTACAACAAATTTTATTTAAAGCCTCCTTCCGGTGACAAGTGGCATGGAGAGTAACTTCACGTAATcaaaaatttattttaattacttcaAAACAGATTATTTTGCGGTCCAACACGAATTACGCAGATTTTAGGGGTGGTATTTTAAATTAACCCAGGATTAAATAAAGAATCTGGTGTAAATCGTTTATATTTTTtaactttactttaaaaattaAACTTCCCTTAAGTTTGAACAATTGACGTTAGCCCCCCATATGTGGATAAATTTTTATAAATGCCTATCTTACCTTTACattatcaacttttttttttcttttacttctttaaaatcatgatatttttctttttttaaatctatgtaacaaatttaTCTATAGAAAAACaaatattattttcaagattaAAAAACAAGTGAGAAATACGAGTTGAGTATATAAGTTAATGTATGTAAATATTAAAGTAATAATCATAAAAGAATAACGTTAGATTTTGtaacaaattcataaaaatattattCTACCGATACAATCAATGAACTTAAATAAAGATCTATAATAAGATATAAAATTGTTTttatgaaaattaaaaaataaataatatatatgatataaaaAAGGTATTACAGAGATGAATAATTTAAAATGTCGAGGGCAAAATAGATAATGTATAAAATAGGGAGAataatgtctattgttcaaaTTTGAGgggtaatttattttttaaagcaAAATTAAAGAGTATAAATCATTTTCACCAATAAAGAATCTAATTTGTGAAATCACTGAAGATTACTTTAATTATTACATCATAGAAATCTCTATGTCTAACAAACCAAGTGAAGATATGGCATATCACATTAATGTTAATTATCCAAGTAATGAAATACCCAACACTTCTCAACCAATATAAATAGGCTTTCCACCTTAGTCATTCATATCTCTCTCTCAAAagcctttcttcttctcttctcatAGAAAAAATGACAAAAATCCTTTTGACTTTGTTTGGTCTGGCTCTAATTGTAGGCCAAACAAATGCAACTATTCAATGTGGTACTGATGTTATGCCAAAAGTAATGTCTTGTGGAAGTTATATGGTAGGTCCAGCTCCAACACCTAGCAAAGAATGTTGTGTTGGATTGCAAGATTTGGCTAAAATTGCTGCTGCCTCACAACCTGACCGCAAAGCTATTTGTACATGCATTACAGCTGCCATGAAAACTGTCCCAGTGGACTTTGAGAAAGCTAAAAAACTTCCTGATCTTTGCCACTTCAAACCCTTTATGCCATTGGATCGCAATCCTGATTGCTCCAAGTAAGCATTTGTACATTTTAATTTAGCATGACTATTATTGAACTTAATTCTCTCTGCACAAGGTTCATGACTGTTTTCTAGGTGTAGaggcggattcagaatttaaaaTTTGGGCAAACGTGCAAATAtatccctcaactttgcgatttagagcagatatacccctcgttaaaaagtggtgcatatatacccctgtcgttacacaaatgatgcatatataccCCCTACCGTTACagaaatggtgcaaatatatcttTTTCGCTGCCAGAATTTTTGTGAAAACTCATTTAGCTTATCTTTTAATAAACAAAATATCACGTGACTAGGAAAAAAacgtctacccatttttttttatagtaGACTTATTTTATTTAAAGCCACGAGGCAATTTGTTTTCCTAGTGGGTTGTCTCGTgcgttttaaaaaaatatctccttggctttaaaaataaataagtctacccattttttaaaaTGAACCAGACCtgacccaccaaaaaaaaaaaagttaccacgTGGCTTAAAAAAAATAggttgattattttttttaaagccacgtgacATTTTTCTAATTAAAAAACAAGCTAACTCGCATATTTCCACTATTTGTGTAACGGCAGGGGcatatgcaccacttttttaacgaaggatatatctgctctaaatcacaagttgaggggtatatttacaccttttCACTAAAATCTGTATGGTTCCTACACCGGCTCTAAGTTCACGCTATAATAATAACGGGACTACAATAAaaaatctatctatctatatgtgtgtgtgtgtgtctaggTCCGTCTGCTAGGTTATCTGATATTAAATGAGGTGCAGGGACATAAACGCGGATCTATCGCTCGTCGGCATAGTTGATTAAAAGTAATTGATAGGTATCAATTGTAAAAACCACATTTAAGTGTTGAGCTTGGTTTTATATAttcttaaaaataaaatagaggcaCTTCTCTTTATGTATTTATTAGGATTTCTTTGAATTGATTTAATATCTTGATTTACCCTTTTCTTCTTGACTATGCGATTTCAGGGTTATTTGAAGAAGAAGTAAGAAGAAAACCATCCATAGGCCTAAGAAATCTAGTCTTGTGGGGCGATCATATTTTTGTGACAAGAATGTTGTCAATTTCCTTTTCTGGCAATTGCCATCTGTGTTTTAATTAAATGATAGAAAATCTATTAAAAACTATGTTTTACCTTTACTCGAGCTCTCTCTTTGATTTCTATGCATCACATCGATTCAATAAACTGATAGTATAAAATACTTATGACACAATACTTATGACACAAACAATTTATTTAAAAGATAATTATAAGTATCTATTTTCAAAAGTAGAATTATTAACctgaaaaatgaaaatataatacaaTAAACAAACTTCAACCTCATCGCATTTTGACATgagtttttgaaaatattttttgaaagaaaaaatatGTTTTCATATAATGATGTGGTGCGATGAATAAGATTCATCCACCTGAAAAGTCTTACATTCAAGTCTAAGGGTAAAAAAACACTCCTGATTGGAAACGTTGCTTCCCCTTTAGTTAGCCCTAGCGACACAAATTTTGATTATTTAGACGGGCGAACTTCAAATACTGAATTATTACACTACAAAAACATTGCAGTCACATGAAAACACATATTTAAAGCAAGGTACTTATAATAATTAGGGGTGTAAAATGTGGTGGTTGTGCTGAATTTGGATGGGTGAAAATGAGTGGGTTAGTAACCTCTCTAAATTTACTTGAGATGAAACTAGTTGGATTGAAATAGTGAAATGCGCTAAACAATGAATCATAACCCAACCCGCCCAAGTCCTAACTCACTAAGTGTAAATTTCTTTGTTTTTCATATAATTTGTTTAAGTATCTAATAAATCTCTCTTCATTGAGGCTATATAgtattttaaagaaaaaaagtaTCTTTTTAATAATATTTTGACGATTTTCTCATAGGTCATTTAGGTTGTATATCAGCCTAACTTTTAAATGGGCCAAGTTGGCAGGGTCAGAATTGATTTGTCACGAATCAAAAATCAAAAGTCGTGATGGCACATACCTTCACCGGTAGGCGATCCAAAAATAACTTAAAATTCAATTCATTCAATTAATTAGGCAAAAAAGTGAAGTGATAAGCGAGACATTTCATAAACGTTGTCTTATAGTCATAACAATGCGGAAATAGCAACTACCACCCAAAACCCAGTGTCATGTATAAAAAAGAGACTAAGAGTACGAATACAAGTCCAAAATAACCAAGTACAACTGTTTGAAATGTAAAAAAGACAAACATAAATAAAGATAGAAGGAGACTGACGCTGCGGATCAGCCAGA
Encoded here:
- the LOC132632185 gene encoding non-specific lipid-transfer protein A-like translates to MTKILLTLFGLALIVGQTNATIQCGTDVMPKVMSCGSYMVGPAPTPSKECCVGLQDLAKIAAASQPDRKAICTCITAAMKTVPVDFEKAKKLPDLCHFKPFMPLDRNPDCSKVI